The following are encoded together in the Streptomyces rapamycinicus NRRL 5491 genome:
- a CDS encoding DNA polymerase IV, with the protein MRGAPTILHLDMDAFYASAEQAAKPSLRGKPVIVGGLGPRGVVATASYEARVFGVHSAMAMAQARRLCPNAAFLIPRFALYRKVSDAVMTLLHTLSPLVEPLSLDEAFVDLEAGGTEPTVEAARAVAERLRADIKAATGLTGSVGLAGSKMLAKIGSEQAKPDGLVVIEPGTERDLLGPMSVRTLPGVGPATAETLRRAGIHTVAETREAGEAELVRLLGRAHGASLFLMAEGRDERPVVAERDAKSISVEDTFDVDLTDRTRVQLEIARLADRCVRRLREAGRSGRTVVIKVRRYDFSTLTRSETLRGPTDDPAVVREAAARLIDGVDTTAGVRLLGVGVSGLADYTQEDLFAQAAQAAQAAQAAQAAQAAQAAQTAQAAHEAVGDAGRPPGPERPVSVGEVVGEASEDAEKPRRWLPGSDVRHAEYGAGWVQGSGVGRVTVRFEEPWSPPGRVRTFPVGDPALQPADPLPLLRPDADADEDPEEAEGRDGRAPAPGGGAEPGPGPGQPVTSRP; encoded by the coding sequence GTGAGGGGTGCGCCGACGATTCTCCATCTGGACATGGACGCCTTCTACGCCTCGGCGGAGCAGGCGGCCAAGCCCAGCCTGCGCGGGAAGCCGGTGATCGTAGGGGGCCTGGGGCCGCGTGGCGTGGTGGCCACGGCCTCCTACGAGGCCCGGGTGTTCGGCGTGCACTCCGCCATGGCGATGGCCCAGGCCCGCCGCCTGTGTCCGAACGCGGCGTTCCTCATCCCCCGGTTCGCCCTCTACCGCAAGGTGAGCGACGCCGTCATGACCCTGCTGCACACGCTGTCGCCCCTGGTGGAGCCGCTGAGCCTGGACGAGGCGTTCGTCGATCTGGAGGCGGGCGGCACCGAGCCCACCGTCGAGGCGGCGCGCGCCGTGGCGGAGCGGCTGCGAGCCGACATCAAGGCGGCCACCGGGCTGACCGGATCGGTGGGGCTCGCCGGATCCAAGATGCTCGCCAAGATCGGTTCGGAGCAGGCCAAGCCGGATGGTCTGGTGGTCATCGAGCCCGGGACGGAGCGCGATCTGCTCGGCCCGATGTCGGTGCGGACGCTCCCGGGCGTCGGCCCCGCCACGGCGGAGACGTTGCGCCGGGCCGGGATCCACACCGTGGCCGAGACGCGGGAGGCGGGCGAGGCGGAGCTGGTGCGGCTGCTGGGCCGGGCCCATGGCGCGTCGCTGTTCCTGATGGCCGAGGGCCGGGACGAGCGGCCCGTCGTCGCCGAGCGGGACGCCAAGTCCATTTCGGTCGAGGACACCTTCGACGTCGACCTCACCGACCGCACCCGGGTGCAGCTGGAGATCGCGCGGCTCGCCGACCGCTGTGTGCGGCGGCTGCGCGAGGCGGGCCGCTCGGGGCGGACGGTCGTGATCAAGGTGCGGCGGTACGACTTCTCCACGCTCACCCGTTCGGAGACCCTGCGCGGGCCGACCGACGACCCGGCAGTGGTGCGGGAGGCCGCGGCGCGCCTGATCGACGGGGTGGACACCACGGCGGGTGTGCGGCTGCTGGGGGTCGGCGTCAGCGGTCTGGCGGACTACACGCAGGAGGATCTCTTCGCCCAGGCCGCCCAGGCCGCCCAGGCCGCCCAGGCCGCTCAGGCCGCACAAGCGGCTCAGGCCGCTCAGACCGCTCAGGCCGCTCACGAGGCCGTGGGGGACGCCGGGCGCCCGCCGGGGCCCGAGAGACCGGTGTCCGTGGGAGAGGTCGTGGGAGAGGCCTCTGAGGACGCTGAGAAGCCGCGGCGCTGGCTCCCGGGCTCCGATGTACGGCACGCCGAGTACGGGGCGGGCTGGGTGCAGGGGAGCGGGGTGGGCCGGGTGACCGTGCGCTTCGAGGAGCCTTGGTCGCCACCCGGTCGAGTACGGACGTTCCCCGTCGGCGATCCGGCGCTGCAGCCTGCCGACCCGCTGCCGCTGCTGCGCCCGGACGCGGACGCGGATGAGGATCCGGAAGAGGCCGAGGGCCGGGACGGGCGGGCCCCAGCGCCTGGTGGCGGGGCCGAGCCCGGCCCGGGCCCGGGTCAGCCCGTGACGTCCAGGCCGTAG
- a CDS encoding PRC-barrel domain-containing protein, translating to MQTDIDPRTLIGRKAFDREGAKIGTVDEVYLDDATGEPEWAAVRTGLFSRDVFVPLEPSEVVGDTLRVPYDRSLIKDAPDFGVGRHLSPEQELQLYHHYGLDVTG from the coding sequence GTGCAGACCGATATCGACCCGCGGACCCTGATCGGCCGCAAGGCATTCGACCGCGAGGGCGCCAAGATCGGCACCGTGGACGAGGTCTATCTCGACGACGCGACCGGCGAGCCCGAATGGGCGGCGGTACGCACCGGGCTGTTCAGCCGGGACGTCTTCGTGCCGCTCGAACCGAGCGAGGTCGTCGGCGACACCCTGCGGGTGCCGTACGACCGGTCCCTGATCAAGGACGCCCCGGACTTCGGGGTGGGCCGCCACCTCTCCCCCGAGCAGGAGCTTCAGCTCTACCACCACTACGGCCTGGACGTCACGGGCTGA
- the gcvP gene encoding aminomethyl-transferring glycine dehydrogenase, whose product MTANRIALSDLESGTPFERRHIGPDGEAQAKMLAQVGFGSLDELTEAAVPDVIKSTEALDALPPARSEPEVLAELRALADRNQVLPSMIGLGYYGTHTPPVILRNVLESPAWYTAYTPYQPEISQGRLEALLNFQTVVADLTGLPTAGSSLLDEATAAAEAMALSRRVGKVKEGVFLIDAEVLPQTIAVIRTRAEPTGVEVVVADLAGGIPDGIAERGVFGVLLQYPGASGAVRDPRPVIERAHELGAVVTVAADLLALTLLTSPGELGADIAVGSSQRFGVPMGFGGPHAGFMAVRDAYARNLPGRLVGVSVDADGDKAYRLALQTREQHIRREKATSNICTAQVLLAVMAGMYAVYHGPDGLAAIARRTHRYASVLAEGLRAGGVEVVYGAFFDTLTARVPGRAAEVVAAAREAGVNLRLTDADHVGIACDETTGRAQLAAVWSAFGVDGGNGDASGIPGIEELDVSAPDALPAALLRQDGYLTHPVFYQHRSETAMLRYLRRLADRDYALDRGMIPLGSCTMKLNATTEMEPVTWPEFGALHPFAPAEQAQGYLTLIRELEERLAEVTGYDKVSLQPNAGSQGELAGLLAVRAYHRANGDTQRTVCLIPSSAHGTNAASAVMAGMKVVVVKTGQDGEVDTDDLRAKIEQYGDQLAVLMVTYPSTHGVFEEHITEICATVHDAGGQVYVDGANLNALVGLAEPGRFGGDVSHLNLHKTFCIPHGGGGPGVGPIAVREHLAPHLPNHPLQPAAGPATGVGPVSAAPWGSAGILPISWAYIRLMGAEGLRRATQVAVLGANYVAKRLEPHYPVLYTGPGGLVAHECIVDLRPLTKATGVTVDDVAKRLIDYGFHAPTMSFPVAGTLMIEPTESEDLAELDRFCQAMIAIRAEIEKVGSGEWTKEDNPLRNAPHTAASLTAEWDHPYSREEAVFPAGVSAADKYWPPVRRIDGAYGDRNLVCSCPPLESYEG is encoded by the coding sequence ATGACCGCCAATCGCATCGCACTCTCCGACTTGGAATCCGGTACTCCGTTTGAGCGGCGCCATATCGGCCCGGATGGCGAGGCGCAGGCCAAGATGCTCGCCCAGGTCGGCTTCGGCTCGCTGGACGAGCTCACCGAGGCCGCCGTACCGGATGTCATCAAGAGCACCGAGGCGCTGGACGCCCTGCCGCCGGCCCGCAGTGAGCCGGAGGTGCTCGCCGAACTGCGCGCGCTCGCCGACCGCAACCAGGTGCTGCCGTCGATGATCGGCCTCGGCTACTACGGCACCCACACCCCGCCGGTGATCCTGCGCAATGTGCTGGAGAGCCCCGCCTGGTACACCGCGTACACGCCCTACCAGCCGGAGATCTCCCAGGGCCGGCTCGAGGCGCTGCTGAACTTCCAGACCGTCGTCGCCGATCTGACCGGGCTGCCCACGGCCGGTTCCTCGCTGCTGGACGAGGCCACCGCGGCCGCCGAGGCGATGGCGCTGTCGCGGCGCGTCGGCAAGGTCAAGGAGGGCGTCTTCCTGATCGACGCCGAGGTGCTGCCGCAGACCATCGCGGTCATACGGACCCGCGCCGAGCCGACCGGTGTCGAGGTCGTCGTCGCCGACCTGGCCGGGGGCATCCCGGACGGGATCGCCGAGCGCGGGGTCTTCGGCGTGCTGCTGCAGTACCCGGGCGCCTCCGGTGCGGTGCGCGATCCGCGCCCGGTCATCGAGCGCGCCCATGAGCTGGGCGCCGTCGTCACCGTCGCCGCCGACCTCCTCGCGCTCACCCTGCTCACCTCGCCCGGCGAACTGGGCGCGGACATCGCGGTGGGCAGCAGCCAGCGGTTCGGCGTCCCGATGGGCTTCGGCGGGCCGCACGCCGGTTTCATGGCGGTGCGCGACGCCTACGCCCGCAACCTGCCCGGCCGTCTGGTCGGGGTCTCGGTGGACGCCGACGGCGACAAGGCATACCGGCTGGCGCTGCAGACCCGTGAGCAGCACATCCGCCGGGAGAAGGCCACCAGCAACATCTGCACCGCTCAGGTGCTGCTGGCCGTGATGGCCGGGATGTACGCCGTCTACCACGGCCCGGACGGGCTCGCGGCGATCGCCCGCCGCACCCACCGCTACGCCTCCGTGCTCGCCGAAGGGCTGCGGGCCGGCGGTGTCGAGGTGGTGTACGGCGCGTTCTTCGACACCCTCACCGCGCGGGTGCCGGGCCGGGCCGCCGAGGTCGTCGCCGCAGCCCGCGAGGCCGGGGTCAACCTCCGGCTGACCGACGCCGACCACGTCGGCATCGCCTGCGACGAGACCACCGGCCGCGCGCAGCTCGCCGCCGTATGGTCCGCCTTCGGGGTGGACGGCGGCAACGGCGACGCCTCCGGGATCCCCGGGATCGAGGAGCTTGACGTCTCGGCGCCGGACGCGCTGCCCGCGGCCCTGCTGCGCCAGGACGGCTATCTGACCCACCCGGTCTTCTACCAGCACCGCTCCGAGACCGCGATGCTGCGCTATCTGCGGCGCCTGGCCGACCGGGACTACGCCCTGGACCGGGGCATGATCCCGCTCGGCTCCTGCACCATGAAGCTCAACGCGACCACCGAGATGGAGCCGGTCACCTGGCCGGAGTTCGGCGCGCTGCACCCCTTCGCACCGGCCGAGCAGGCCCAGGGCTATCTGACCCTGATCCGTGAGCTGGAGGAGCGGCTGGCCGAGGTCACCGGCTACGACAAGGTCTCGCTGCAGCCGAACGCCGGGTCCCAGGGCGAGCTCGCCGGGCTGCTGGCGGTGCGCGCCTACCACCGGGCCAACGGGGACACCCAGCGCACCGTCTGTCTGATCCCGTCCTCCGCGCACGGCACCAACGCCGCCAGCGCCGTGATGGCCGGTATGAAGGTCGTCGTGGTCAAGACCGGCCAGGACGGCGAGGTGGACACCGACGACCTGCGCGCCAAGATCGAGCAGTACGGCGACCAGCTGGCCGTCCTGATGGTCACCTACCCCTCCACCCACGGGGTGTTCGAGGAGCACATCACCGAGATCTGCGCGACCGTGCACGACGCGGGCGGCCAGGTCTACGTGGACGGCGCCAACCTCAACGCGCTGGTCGGGCTCGCCGAGCCGGGCCGGTTCGGTGGCGATGTCTCGCATCTGAACCTGCACAAGACCTTCTGCATCCCGCACGGCGGCGGCGGCCCCGGCGTCGGCCCGATCGCGGTGCGCGAGCATCTGGCGCCCCACCTCCCCAACCATCCGCTGCAGCCCGCCGCCGGTCCGGCCACCGGCGTCGGCCCGGTCTCGGCCGCGCCGTGGGGCTCCGCGGGGATCCTGCCGATCTCGTGGGCGTACATCCGGCTGATGGGTGCCGAGGGGCTGCGCCGCGCGACCCAGGTCGCGGTGCTCGGCGCCAACTACGTCGCCAAGCGCCTCGAGCCGCACTACCCGGTGCTCTACACCGGCCCCGGCGGTCTGGTGGCGCATGAGTGCATCGTGGATCTGCGTCCGCTGACGAAGGCCACCGGTGTGACCGTGGACGATGTGGCCAAGCGCCTGATCGACTACGGCTTCCACGCGCCGACGATGTCGTTCCCGGTCGCCGGGACGCTGATGATCGAGCCGACCGAGAGCGAGGACCTGGCGGAGCTGGACCGGTTCTGCCAGGCGATGATCGCCATCCGGGCCGAGATCGAGAAGGTCGGCTCCGGCGAGTGGACCAAGGAGGACAATCCGCTGCGGAACGCCCCGCATACGGCGGCGTCGCTGACCGCGGAGTGGGACCACCCGTACTCCCGGGAGGAGGCGGTCTTCCCGGCCGGGGTCTCGGCGGCCGACAAGTACTGGCCGCCGGTGCGGCGGATCGACGGGGCCTACGGGGACCGTAACCTCGTCTGCTCGTGCCCGCCGCTGGAGTCCTACGAGGGCTGA
- a CDS encoding DUF5999 family protein, with protein MCQHQPPCPSADSADREAAHLVAHHPEQGWSLLCNGVLLFEDTGELLPDGRVIAPCRPLGSEHVVTAA; from the coding sequence ATGTGCCAGCATCAACCACCCTGCCCGTCAGCCGACTCAGCCGACCGGGAGGCCGCCCATCTCGTGGCGCACCACCCGGAGCAGGGATGGAGCCTGCTGTGCAACGGCGTCCTGCTCTTCGAGGACACCGGTGAGCTGCTGCCGGACGGGCGCGTGATCGCACCATGCCGACCGCTGGGTTCCGAGCACGTCGTCACCGCGGCCTGA